A genomic segment from Bos taurus isolate L1 Dominette 01449 registration number 42190680 breed Hereford chromosome 1, ARS-UCD2.0, whole genome shotgun sequence encodes:
- the ICOSLG gene encoding ICOS ligand isoform X2, whose amino-acid sequence MRPRSPGLFLLLLWGLQAESQEEVRAMVGSDVQLRCIYPEKNSFDLNDLYVYWQISMAGKGNVDSVVTYHLSGNSSASHGDNHYKDRARLSLDSMKQGDFSLHLRNVTPQDEQKFNCLVFRKSLELKKILEVAVTLHVAANYSMPVVSGPSQDEELTFTCTSTNGYPRPNVYWINKTDNSVLDSALQNNTVSLNARGLYDVVSVLRIGRTPHVNVGCCIENVLLHQNLTSGQTETFTGTKDSITEDPVDGSPSGKHQQVFSVLAVLAVIVLLALATGWLCRSRCPPKSQTGAQVARPKLALAEHV is encoded by the exons ATGCGGCCGAGGAG TCCTGgattgttcctgctgctgctctggGGCCTGCAAGCCG agagtcaagAAGAAGTCCGAGCGATGGTGGGCAGCGATGTCCAGCTCCGCTGCATTTACCCTGAAAAAAACAGCTTCGATTTAAACGACCTTTACGTTTACTGGCAAATCAGCATGGCGGGCAAAGGGAATGTCGACTCCGTGGTGACCTACCACCTGTCCGGAAACAGCTCTGCCAGCCACGGTGATAACCACTACAAGGACCGGGCTCGGCTGTCCTTGGACAGCATGAAGCAGGGCGACTTCTCTCTGCACCTGCGCAACGTCACCCCCCAGGATGAGCAGAAGTTCAACTGCCTGGTGTTTCGGAAGTCCTTGGAATTAAAAAAGATTTTGGAAGTTGCGGTCACGCTGCACGTGGCAG CAAACTACAGCATGCCTGTGGTCAGCGGCCCGTCCCAGGACGAGGAGCTCACCTTCACGTGCACGTCTACCAACGGCTACCCGCGGCCAAATGTGTACTGGATCAACAAGACGGACAACAGCGTGCTGGACAGCGCCCTGCAGAATAACACGGTGTCCCTGAACGCGCGGGGCCTGTATGATGTGGTCAGTGTCCTGAGAATCGGGCGAACCCCCCATGTCAACGTGGGCTGCTGCATTGAGAATGTGCTGCTACACCAGAACCTGACGAGCGGCCAGACAG AAACGTTCACGGGAACCAAGGACAGCATCACAGAGGACCCAGTCGATGGCAGCCCCAGCGGGAAACACCAGCAGGTTTTTAGCGTCCTTGCCGTGCTGGCCGTGATCGTGCTCCTGGCTCTCGCCACGGGCTGGCTGTGCAGGAGCAGGTGTCCACCCAAAAGCCAAACAG GTGCCCAGGTTGCAAGGCCAAAGCTAGCTCTCGCAG AGCACGTGTGA
- the ICOSLG gene encoding ICOS ligand isoform X1 produces MRPRSPGLFLLLLWGLQAESQEEVRAMVGSDVQLRCIYPEKNSFDLNDLYVYWQISMAGKGNVDSVVTYHLSGNSSASHGDNHYKDRARLSLDSMKQGDFSLHLRNVTPQDEQKFNCLVFRKSLELKKILEVAVTLHVAANYSMPVVSGPSQDEELTFTCTSTNGYPRPNVYWINKTDNSVLDSALQNNTVSLNARGLYDVVSVLRIGRTPHVNVGCCIENVLLHQNLTSGQTETFTGTKDSITEDPVDGSPSGKHQQVFSVLAVLAVIVLLALATGWLCRSRCPPKSQTGAQVARPKLALAGDSRPAAAWYRSRFTPEACPRGPSWRMRDAAC; encoded by the exons ATGCGGCCGAGGAG TCCTGgattgttcctgctgctgctctggGGCCTGCAAGCCG agagtcaagAAGAAGTCCGAGCGATGGTGGGCAGCGATGTCCAGCTCCGCTGCATTTACCCTGAAAAAAACAGCTTCGATTTAAACGACCTTTACGTTTACTGGCAAATCAGCATGGCGGGCAAAGGGAATGTCGACTCCGTGGTGACCTACCACCTGTCCGGAAACAGCTCTGCCAGCCACGGTGATAACCACTACAAGGACCGGGCTCGGCTGTCCTTGGACAGCATGAAGCAGGGCGACTTCTCTCTGCACCTGCGCAACGTCACCCCCCAGGATGAGCAGAAGTTCAACTGCCTGGTGTTTCGGAAGTCCTTGGAATTAAAAAAGATTTTGGAAGTTGCGGTCACGCTGCACGTGGCAG CAAACTACAGCATGCCTGTGGTCAGCGGCCCGTCCCAGGACGAGGAGCTCACCTTCACGTGCACGTCTACCAACGGCTACCCGCGGCCAAATGTGTACTGGATCAACAAGACGGACAACAGCGTGCTGGACAGCGCCCTGCAGAATAACACGGTGTCCCTGAACGCGCGGGGCCTGTATGATGTGGTCAGTGTCCTGAGAATCGGGCGAACCCCCCATGTCAACGTGGGCTGCTGCATTGAGAATGTGCTGCTACACCAGAACCTGACGAGCGGCCAGACAG AAACGTTCACGGGAACCAAGGACAGCATCACAGAGGACCCAGTCGATGGCAGCCCCAGCGGGAAACACCAGCAGGTTTTTAGCGTCCTTGCCGTGCTGGCCGTGATCGTGCTCCTGGCTCTCGCCACGGGCTGGCTGTGCAGGAGCAGGTGTCCACCCAAAAGCCAAACAG GTGCCCAGGTTGCAAGGCCAAAGCTAGCTCTCGCAG GTGATTCCCGGCCCGCGGCTGCCTGGTACCGCAGCAGATTCACTCCGGAGGCCTGTCCCCGAGGCCCATCCTGGAGGATGCGGGACGCAGCTTGCTGA